In a single window of the Lagenorhynchus albirostris chromosome 19, mLagAlb1.1, whole genome shotgun sequence genome:
- the KMT2B gene encoding histone-lysine N-methyltransferase 2B isoform X2 has product MAAAAGGGSCPGPGSARGRFPGRPRGSGGGGGRGGRGSGAERVRVALRRGGGAAGPGGAEPGEDTALLRLLGLRRGLRRLRRLWAGPRIQRGRGRGRGRGWGWGPSRDCLLEEESSDGESDDEEFQGFHSDEDVAPSSLRSALRSQRGRAPRGRGRKHKTTPLPPPRLADVAPTPPKTPARKRGEEGTERMVQALTELLRRAQAPPAPRSRACESSTPRRSRGRPPGRSAGPCRKKQQAVVVAEAAVTIPKPEPPPPVVPVKHRTGSWKCKEGPGPGPGTPKRGGQSGRGGRGGRGRGRGGLPLVIKFVSKAKKVKMGQLSLGLESGQGQDQHEESWQDATQGRVGSGQGEGPCWRKEQKLEEDGEEEKEAKDKEEEEEKEERAVAEEEMVPAEEKEEAKLPSPPLTPPAPPPPPSLPPRSTSPPSPLCPPPPPVSPPPPPSPPPPPAPEEQAESPPPVVPATCSRKRGRPPLTPSQRAEREAARAGPEGTSPPTPVPSTTTGGPLEDSPTVAPKSTTFLKNIRQFIMPVVSARSSRVIKTPRRFMDEDPPKPSKVEVSPTLRPPVATSPLAPQEPAPTPSPPRAPTPPPTPAPLPEKRRSILREPTFRWTSLTRELPPPPPAPPPAPPPLPAPVTPSRRPLLLRAPQFTPSEAHLKIYESVLTTPLGAPEAPEPEPPPADDSPAEPEPRAVGRTNHLSLPRFAPVVATPVKAEVPPPGAPAPSSGQQPQAQLQQPVQALHTQLLPPALPPQQSQLQPQLQLQPPPPQQPPPLEKARTAGLGSLPLSGVEEKMFSLLKRAKVQLIKIDQQQQQKVASLMPSSPGGQMEEVVGAVKQIPDRGSVRSEDESMETKRERPSGPESPVQGPRIKHVCRHAAVALGQARAMVPEDVPRLSALPLRDRQDLATEDTSSASETESVPSRSRRGKVEPTGPGGDSEPAGSGGTLAHAPRRSLPSHHGKKMRMARCGHCRGCLRVQDCGSCVNCLDKPKFGGPNTKKQCCVYRKCDKIEARKMERLAKKGRTIVKTLLPWDSDESPEASPGPPGPRRGAGAGGPREEVVAPPGPEEQDSLLLQRKSARRCVKQRPSYDIFEDSDDSEPGGPPAPRRRTPRENELPVPEPEEQSRPRKPTLQPVLQLKARRRLDKDALAPGPFVSFPNGWTGKQKSPDGVHRVRVDFKEDCDLENVWLMGGLSVLTSVPGGPPMVCLLCASKGLHELVFCQVCCDPFHPFCLEETERPLPQHHDAWCCRRCKFCHVCGRKGRGSKHLLECERCRHAYHPACLGPSYPTRATRKRRHWICSACVRCKSCGATPGKNWDVEWSGDYSLCPRCTQLYEKGNYCPICTRCYEDNDYESKMMQCAQCDHWVHAKCEGLSDEDYEILSGLPDSVLYTCGPCAGATHPRWREALSGALQGGLRQVLQGLLSSKVAGPLLLCTQCGQDGKQLHPGPCDLHAVSQRFEDGHYKSVHSFMEDVVGILMRHSEEGETPERRAGGQTKGLLLKLLESAFGWFDAHDPKYWRRSTRLPNGVLPNAVLPPSLDHVYAQWRQQEPETPESGQPPGDPSTAFQGKDSAAFSHLEDPRQCALCLKYGDADSKEAGRLLYIGQNEWTHVNCAIWSAEVFEENDGSLKNVHAAVARGRQMRCELCLKPGATVGCCLSSCLSNFHFMCARASYCIFQDDKKVFCQKHTDLLDGKEIVTPDGFDVLRRVYVDFEGINFKRKFLTGLEPDAINVLIGSIRIDSLGTLSDLSDCEGRLFPIGYQCSRLYWSTVDARRRCWYRCRILEYRPWGPREEPVHLEAAEENQTIVHSPAPSSEPPDHVDPPPDTGALIPRAPEHHSPVENQDPPLRPDPSSAPPPAPRSFSGARIKVPNYSPSRRPLGGVSFGPLPSPGSPSSLTHHIPTVGDPDFPAPPRRSRRPSPLASRLPPSRRASPPLRTSPQLRVPPPTSVVRALTPTSGELAPPGRAPSPPPPPEDLGPDFEDMEVVSGLSAADLDFAASLLGTEPFQEEIVAAGAVGSSHGGPGDSSEEEASPTPRYVHFPVTVVSGPALAPGALPGAPRIEQLDGVDDGTDSEAEAVQQPRGQGTPPSGPGAGRAGVIGAAGDRARPPEDLPSEIVDFVLKNLGGPGEGGAGPREEPLPPAPPLANGSQPPQGLPPSPADPTRTFAWLPGAPGVRVLSLGPAPEPPKPATSKIILVNKLGQVFVKMAGEGEPVSPPVKQPPLPPPIPPTAPASWTLPPGPLLGVLPVVGVVRPAPPPPPPPLTLVLSSGPPSPPRQAIRVKRVSTFSGRSPPAPPPSKTPRLEEDGESSEDAQQGPGLCGSGFSRVRMKTPTVRGVLDLDEPGEPTWGESPRPLQDRSPLLPLPEGGPPRAPDGPSDLLLESQWHHYSGEASSSEEEPPSPEDKENQAPKRAGPHLRFEISSEDGFSVEAESLEGMSGARLLGIHHDAVIFLAEQLPGAQRCQHYKFRYHQQGEGQEEPPLNPHGAARAEVYLRKCTFDMFNFLASQHRVLPEGATCDEEEDEVQLRSTRRATSLELPMAMRFRHLKKTSKEAVGVYRSAIHGRGLFCKRNIDAGEMVIEYSGIVIRSVLTDKREKFYDGKGIGCYMFRMDDFDVVDATMHGNAARFINHSCEPNCFSRVIHVEGQKHIVIFALRRILRGEELTYDYKFPIEDASNKLPCNCGAKRCRRFLN; this is encoded by the exons ATGGCGGCAGCGGCGGGCGGCGGCAGTTGCCCCGGGCCTGGCTCCGCGCGGGGCCGCTTCCCGGGCCGGCCGCGGGGctctggcgggggcgggggccgcggcggACGGGGCAGCGGGGCCGAAAGAGTGCGGGTAGCTCTGcggcgcggcggcggcgcggcgggGCCGGGCGGAGCCGAGCCCGGGGAGGACACGGCCCTGCTCCGTTTGCTGGGGCTCCGCCGGGGCCTGCGCCGGCTCCGCCGCCTGTGGGCCGGCCCGCGCATTCAGCGGGgtcggggccggggccggggccggggctggggctggggcccgAGCCGGGACTGCCTGCTGGAGGAGGAGAGCAGTGACGGGGAGTCCGACGATGAG GAGTTTCAGGGTTTTCATTCAGATGAAGATGTGGCCCCCAGTTCCCTGCGCTCTGCGCTCCGATCCCAGCGAG GTCGAGCCCCCCGAGGTCGGGGCCGCAAGCATAAGACGACCCCCCTTCCGCCTCCTCGCCTAGCAGATGTGGCTCCTACCCCCCCAAAGACTCCTGCCCGGAAACGGGGTGAGGAGGGCACAGAACGGATGGTGCAGGCACTGACTGAACTTCTCCGGCGGGCCCAGGCACCCCCAGCCCCCCGGAGCCGGGCATGTGAGTCCTCCACCCCCCGTCGGTCTCGGGGGCGGCCCCCAGGACGGTCAGCAGGCCCCTGCAGGAAGAAGCAACAAGCAGTAGTGGTGGCAGAAGCAGCTGTGACAATCCCCAAACCTGAGCCCCCACCTCCTGTTGTTCCAGTAAAACACCGAACTGGCAGCTGGAAGTGCAAGGAGGGGCCCGGCCCAGGACCTGGGACCCCCAAGCGTGGAGGACAGTCTGGGCGAGGAGGCCGTGGAGGCAGGGGCCGAGGCCGAGGCGGGCTCCCCCTCGTGATCAAGTTTGTTTCAAAGGCCAAAAAAGTGAAGATGGGACAATTGTCCTTGGGACTTGAATCAGGTCAGGGTCAAGATCAACATGAAGAAAGCTGGCAGGATGCCACTCAAGGAAGAGTTGGGTCTGGACAGGGAGAGGGCCCCTGCTGGAGGAAGgagcagaagctggaggaggacggagaggaggagaaagaagcgaaagacaaggaggaggaggaagagaaggaagagcgaGCTGTAGCCGAGGAAGAGATGGTGCCggctgaggaaaaggaagaggcgAAGCTGCCGTCACCACCCCTGActcctccagcccctccacctcctccttccctcccaccccgctCAACATCTCCTCcatccccactttgccctccaccaCCCCCAGTGTCTCCTCCGCCCCCACCATCCCCTCCACCGCCTCCTGCCCCAGAGGAGCAGGCAGAATCCCCTCCTCCTGTGGTCCCAGCTACATGCTCCAGGAAGAGGGGCCGGCCTCCCCTGACTCCCAGCCAGCGGGCAGAGCGGGAAGCTGCTCGGGCAGGGCCAGAGGGCACCTCTCCTCCCACTCCAGTCCCCAGCACCACCACAGGAGGCCCTCTGGAAGACAGCCCCACTGTGGCCCCCAAAAGTACCACCTTTCTGAAGAACATCCGGCAGTTTATCATGCCCGTGGTGAGTGCCCGCTCTTCCCGTGTCATCAAGACGCCCCGGCGATTTATGGATGAAGACCCGCCCAAACCCTCAAAGGTGGAGGTCTCACCTACTCTACGGCCTCCTGTTGCCACCTCCCCACTCGCACCACAGGAACCAGCGCCAACCCCGTCTCCACCGCGTGCCCCAACTCCTCCACctaccccagccccactccctgaGAAGAGACGGTCCATCCTAAGGGAACCCACATTTCGCTGGACCTCACTGACCCGGgaactgccccctcctccccctgctcctCCACCGGCCCCACCCCCGCTTCCTGCACCCGTCACTCCGTCCCGGAGGCCCCTGCTCCTTCGGGCCCCTCAGTTTACCCCAAGCGAAGCCCACCTGAAGATCTACGAATCGGTGCTTACTACTCCTCTTGGGGCCCCTGAAGCTCCTGAGCCAGAGCCGCCTCCCGCCGATGACTCTCCAGCTGAGCCTGAGCCGCGGGCAGTGGGCCGCACGAACCACCTCAGCTTGCCTCGATTTGCCCCTGTGGTCGCCACTCCTGTTAAGGCCGAGGTGCCGCCTCCTGGGGCTCCAGCTCCAAGCAGTGGGCAGCAGCCTCAGGCTCAGCTGCAGCAGCCCGTACAGGCCTTGCACACCCAGCTGCTGCCTCCAGCGCTACCACCACAGCAGTCACAACTACAGCCGCAGTTACAGCTGCAGCCGCCGCCACCGCAGCAGCCGCCACCACTGGAAAAGGCCCGGACTGCAGGCCTGGGTTCCTTACCGCTGTCTGGTGTGGAGGAGAAAATGTTCAGCCTCCTCAAGAGAGCCAAGGTGCAGCTAATCAAGAtcgaccagcagcagcagcagaaggtgGCATCTTTGATGCCG TCAAGCCCTGGAGGGCAGATGGAGGAAGTCGTGGGGGCTGTGAAGCAGATCCCAGACAGAGGTTCTGTCAGGTCTGAAGATGAATCGATGGAAACTAAGAGAGAGAGACCGTCG GGCCCCGAGTCCCCTGTGCAAGGCCCCCGCATCAAACATGTCTGCCGTCACGCTGCTGTGGCCCTTGGTCAGGCCCGGGCCATGGTACCCGAAGACGTCCCCCGCCTCAGTGCTCTCCCTCTCCGGGATCGGCAGGACCTCGCCACGGAGG ATACGTCGTCAGCATCTGAGACTGAGAGTGTCCCATCTCGGTCCCGGCGGGGAAAGGTGGAGCCAACAGGGCCTGGGGGAGACTCAGAGCCTGCGGGGTCTGGAGGGACCCTGGCACATGCACCCCGGCGCTCACTGCCCTCCCATCATGGCAAGAAGATGCGGATGGCACGGTGTGGACACTGTCGGGGCTGCCTGCGTGTGCAGGACTGTGGGTCCTGTGTCAACTGCCTGGACAAGCCCAAGTTTGGGGGCCCCAACACCAAGAAGCAGTGCTGTGT ATACCGGAAGTGTGACAAGATAGAGGCTCGCAAGATGGAACGGCTGGCCAAAAAAG GCCGGACGATAGTGAAGACGCTGTTGCCCTGGGATTCCGATGAATCTCCTGAGGCCTCCCCTGGTCCTCCAGGCCCACGCCGGGGGGCGGGAGCTGGGGGGCCCCGGGAGGAGGTGGTGGCCCCCCCGGGGCCCGAGGAGCAGGACTCCCTCCTACTGCAGCGCAAGTCAGCCCGGCGCTGCGTCAAACAGCGACCCTCCTATGATATCTTCGAGGACTCGGATGACTCAGAGCCCGGGGGTCCCCCTGCTCCTCGGCGTCGGACCCCCCGAGAGAATG AGCTGCCAGTACCAGAACCAGAGGAGCAGAGTCGGCCCCGCAAACCCACCCTGCAGCCTGTGTTGCAGCTCAAGGCCCGAAGGCGCCTGGACAAG GACGCTTTGGCCCCTGGCCCTTTTGTCTCTTTTCCCAATGGCTGGACTGGAAAACAAAAGTCCCCTGATGGCGTGCACCGGGTTCGTGTGGATTTTAAG GAGGATTGTGATCTGGAGAACGTGTGGCTGATGGGCGGCCTGAGCGTACTCACCTCCGTGCCAGGGGGACCTCCGATGGtgtgcttgctgtgtgccagcAAAGGCCTGCATGAG ctggtGTTCTGCCAAGTCTGCTGTGACCCTTTCCACCCATTCTGCCTGGAGGAGACCGAGCGGCCCCTGCCCCAACATCATGACGCTTGGTGCTGCCGCCGCTGCAAGTTCTGCCATGTCTGCGGGCGCAAAGGCCGGGGATCCAAG CACCTCCTGGAGTGCGAGCGCTGCCGCCATGCTTACCACCCAGCCTGCCTGGGGCCCAGCTACCCAACCCGGGCCACACGCAAACGGCGCCACTGG ATCTGCTCAGCCTGCGTGCGCTGTAAGAGCTGTGGGGCGACTCCAGGCAAGAACTGGGACGTCGAGTGGTCGGGAGATTACAGCCTCTGCCCCAGGTGCACCCAGCTCTATGAGAAAG GAAACTACTGCCCGATCTGCACACGCTGCTATGAAGACAACGACTACGAGAGCAAGATGATGCAGTGCGCCCAGTGTGACCACTGGGTGCACGCGAAGTGTGAGGGGCTCTCAG ATGAAGACTATGAGATCCTTTCGGGGCTGCCAGACTCGGTGCTGTACACCTGTGGGCCATGTGCTGGGGCCACGCACCCCCGCTGGCGAGAGGCCCTGAGTGGGGCCCTGCAGGGGGGCCTGCGCCAGGTGCTCCAGGGCCTGCTGAGCTCCAAGGTGGCAGGCCCACTGCTGCTGTGCACCCAG TGTGGGCAGGATGGAAAGCAACTGCACCCAGGGCCCTGTGATCTGCACGCTGTGAGCCAGCGCTTTGAGGATGGCCACTACAAGTCCGTG CACAGCTTCATGGAGGATGTGGTGGGCATCCTGATGAGGCACTCGGAAGAAGGAGAGACGCCGGAGCGCCGGGCTGGAGGCCAGACGAAGGGGCTCCTACTGAAG CTGCTAGAGTCTGCGTTCGGCTGGTTCGACGCCCACGACCCCAAGTACTGGCGACGGAGTACCCGGCTGCCCAA CGGAGTCCTCCCCAATGCCGTGTTGCCCCCTTCCCTGGACCATGTCTACGCTCAGTGGAGGCAGCAGGAACCAGAGACCCCAGAATCAGGGCAGCCTCCAGGGGATCCCTCAACAG CTTTCCAAGGCAAGGATTCAGCTGCTTTCTCACACCTGGAGGACCCCCGTCAGTGTGCGCTGTGCCTCAAATATGGGGATGCAGACTCTAAG gaGGCAGGGCGGCTTCTGTACATCGGGCAGAATGAGTGGACACACGTCAACTGTGCCATCTGGTCAGCCGAAGTGTTCGAAGAAAATGACGGCTCCCTCAAGAACGTGCACGCTGCTGTGGCTCGAGGGAGGCAGATG CGCTGTGAGCTCTGCCTGAAGCCTGGAGCCACGGTGGGCTGCTGCCTTTCCTCCTGCCTCAGCAACTTCCACTTCATGTGTGCCCGGGCCAGCTACTGCATCTTCCAGGATGACAAGAAAGTTTTCTGCCAGAAACACACAGACCTGCTGGATGGCAAG GAGATCGTGACCCCTGACGGTTTTGATGTTCTCCGCCGAGTCTATGTGGACTTTGAGGGTATCAACTTCAAGCGAAAGTTCTTGACGGGGCTTGAACCTGATGCCATCAATGTGCTCATTG GCTCCATCCGAATCGACTCCTTGGGCACTCTCTCTGACCTCTCAGACTGCGAAGGACGGCTCTTCCCCATTGGCTACCA GTGCTCCCGTCTGTACTGGAGCACAGTAGATGCTCGGCGGCGCTGCTGGTATCGGTGTCGAATTCTGGAGTATCGGCCATGGGGGCCGAGGGAAGAGCCGGTTCACCTGGAGGCGGCAGAGGAGAACCAGACCATTGTGCACAGCCCCGCCCCTTCCTCAG AGCCCCCAGATCATGTGGACCCCCCACCAGATACAGGTGCCCTTATCCCTAGAGCTCCTGAGCACCACTCACCCGTTGAGAACCAGGACCCCCCACTTCGGCCGGATCCAAGCAgcgccccacctccagccccccgCTCCTTCTCGGGGGCTCGAATCAAAGTGCCCAACTACTCACCATCCCGGAGGCCCTTGGGGGGTGTCTCCTTTggacccctgccctcccctg GAAGCCCATCTTCTCTGACCCACCACATCCCTACGGTGGGAGACCCGGACTTCCCAGCTCCCCCAAGACGCTCCCGTCGTCCCAGCCCCCTGGCTTCCAGGCTGCCACCATCACGGCGGGCCTCTCCCCCTCTCAGAACCTCTCCTCAGCTCAGGGTGCCCCCTCCTACCTCAGTCGTTAGAGCCCTCACACCTACCTCAGGGGAGCTGGCTCCCCCTGGCCGGGCCCCATCTCCTCCACCACCCCCTGAAGACCTGGGCCCAGACTTTGAGGACATGGAGGTGGTGTCAGGACTGAGTGCTGCTGACCTGGACTTTGCGGCCAGCCTGCTGGGGACTGAGCCCTTCCAGGAAGAGATTGTGGCTGCAGGGGCGGTGGGGAGCAGCCACGGGGGCCCAGGGGACAGCTCGGAGGAGGAGGCCAGCCCCACCCCCCGCTACGTCCACTTCCCTGTGACTGTGGTGTctggccctgccctggcccctggAGCCCTCCCTGGAGCCCCCCGCATTGAACAGCTGGACGGAGTGGATGATGGTACCGACAGTGAGGCCGAGGCAGTCCAGCAGCCTCGGGGCCAGGGGACTCCACCTTCAGGGCCAGGAGCAGGCCGGGCTGGGGTCATCGGGGCTGCAGGGGACAGGGCTCGACCTCCCGAGGACTTGCCGTCAGAAATTGTGGATTTCGTGTTGAAGAACTTaggggggcctggggaggggggcgcTGGGCCTAGAGAGGAGCCACTCCCCCCAGCACCTCCCTTGGCCAATGGCAGCCAGCCCCCTCAGGGCCTGCCCCCTAGCCCAGCTGACCCCACCCGGACGTTTGCCTGGCTCCCTGGGGCCCCAGGGGTCCGGGTATTGAGCCTGGGCCCTGCCCCCGAGCCCCCCAAACCTGCCACATCCAAGATCATCCTGGTCAACAAGCTGGGGCAGGTGTTCGTAAAGATGGCAGGGGAGGGTGAACCTGTCTCACCCCCAGTGAAGCAaccacctctgccccctcccatcccccccacGGCCCCTGCTTCCTGGACTCTGCCCCCAGGACCCCTGCTGGGTGTGTTGCCAGTAGTAGGGGTGGtccgccctgcccctcccccaccccctcctccactgACGCTGGTGTTGAGCAGTGggccccccagcccaccccgccAGGCCATCCGTGTCAAAAGGGTGTCCACCTTCTCTGGCCGTTCCCCACCAGCACCTCCCCCAAGCAAAACTCCCCGGCTGGAGGAAGATGGAGAGTCCTCGGAGGACGCCCAGCAGGGTCCAGGGCTGTGTGGCAGCGG GTTTAGCCGAGTGAGGATGAAAACGCCCACTGTGCGTGGAGTTCTCGACCTGGATGAACCTGGGGAGCCCACCTGGGGGGAAAGCCCGAG GCCCCTCCAGGACCGGTCCCCTCTGCTGCCACTTCCAGAAGGTGGTCCTCCCCGGGCCCCCGATGGTCCCTCTGACCTGCTGCTTGAGTCCCAGTGGCACCACTACTCAG GTGAGGCTTCAAGCTCTGAGGAAGAGCCTCCATCCCCAGAGGACAAAGAGAACCAGGCCCCTAAACGGGCTGGCCCACACCTGCGTTTCGAGATCAGCAGTGAGGATGGGTTCAGCGTGGAGGCCGAGAGCTTGGAGG GAATGAGTGGGGCAAGGCTCCTGGGCATCCACCACGATGCTGTCATCTTCCTGGCAGAGCAACTGCCCGGAGCTCAGCGCTGCCAGCACTATAAATTCCGCTACCACCAGCAGGGAGAGGGCCAGGAGGAGCCACCCCTGAATCCCCATGGGGCAGCCCGCGCTGAGGTCTATCTCCG gAAGTGCACCTTTGACATGTTCAACTTCCTGGCCTCCCAGCACCGGGTGCTCCCTGAGGGAGCCACCTGTGACGAGGAAGAGGATGAGGTGCAGCTCAGGTCAACCAG ACGCGCCACCAGTCTGGAGCTGCCTATGGCCATGCGCTTTCGCCACCTCAAGAAGACATCCAAAGAGGCTGTGGGTGTCTACAG ATCTGCCATCCACGGGCGGGGCCTGTTCTGTAAACGCAACATCGATGCTGGCGAGATGGTCATTGAGTACTCTGGTATTGTCATTCGCTCTGTGCTGACTGACAAGCGGGAGAAGTTCTATGATGGGAAG GGCATTGGGTGCTACATGTTCCGCATGGATGACTTTGATGTGGTGGATGCCACCATGCATGGCAATGCCGCCCGCTTCATCAACCACTCGTGTGAGCCCAATTGCTTCTCTCGAGTCATCCACGTGGAGGGCCAGAAGCACATTGTCATCTTTGCCCTGCGCCGCATCCTGCGTGGCGAGGAGCTCACCTATGACTACAAGTTTCCCATTGAGGATGCCAGCAACAAGCTGCCCTGCAACTGTGGCGCCAAGCGCTGCCGTCGGTTCCTTAACTGA